The genomic interval ccccctccccaaaagtTGGAACTTTTAGAGGTATCCTTGACCCCCCCTCCTCCACAAAAAGGTCGAACTTAAGAGGTatcctctacccccccccctcctccccaaaAGTTGGAACTTTAGAGGTatcctttacccccccccctccataaaAAGTTGGAACTTCAGAGTTATCCTCTACCCCCCTTGTCCCCAAAAAGTTGGAACTTAAGAGGTATCCtctacccccccctccccaaaaagtTGGAACTTTAGAGGAAAACATTAACATACACCtcggggtgtttcacaaagagccTAGTGTGACTCAGAGTcatgcttaaaggtcaagtttatcccagaaaaatgttgatttgaataaatagagaaaaattaaactagcataacggtgaaaatttcatcaaaatcggatgtaaaataagaaaattttaagtttcgtttattttttcacaaaacttatATGCGCAACTCGgtgacatgaaaatgagagagtcgatgatgtccctcactatttctttcgttttttattgtttgaattatacaatattttgttttctacagatttggcaataaggaccaacttgacagaACCATATCATATGctaatgccacatgttcagggaggaattagtcattgttttacttgacaatgagaatattccatatttcatataataaaatacaaaagatatagtgagtggatgacttcatcagtctcctcatttgcacacTGACCAGGATatgttataactgttttgtgaatttaagcgaaactttaaaatgtcattaactttcttatttcatatcggattttgatgaaattttcaatgtcatgcttgttggatttttctctttttattcaaattaacttaaagttggggtggacttgtcctttaaatacagACATGCACGAGATATGTAACACCCGATTTCTTGAGTAGTGCACATCCTTTAAgtatgatttgaccaatgtggTGATGCCATCTATACTGTGCACAACTGGGAATTTAAGTGCGATTCTAAGTcacatttaaaggtcaagtccaccccagaaaaatgttgatttgaataaataaaggaaaatcaaactagcataacactgaaaatttcatcacaatcggatgtaaaataatttcgcttatttttcacaaaacagtgatatgcacaactgagtgacatgcaaatgagacagtcgatgatgtccctcactatttcttttgttttttattgtttgaattataaaatatttcattttcaacagatttgataacaaggaccaacttgactaaaccacatagtattaaacaatgctaattccacatgttctgggagaaattaattgtttttttcacttggcaatgaagagaaaattagaatatttcatataataaaatacaaaagaaacagtgagtggatgacatcagtttcctcatttgcatacaaaccaggatgtacatatcaactttttgttggggtggatttgtcctttaactctttgtgaaactaCCCCCAGGGGGATTACCAAGTGATAAAATTGGTTTTACAAATATTACAGTTTGGACCAACAAAGATAGCTTCTATAACCAAGTAAACGGCACCCTCGTTAGCATGACATTTACTCCAACAACATCAACAGTTCTGTAGAAAAGTGGATTTTATCATTTTGGACATGTGAAGATTTTAAGTGAATTTTGCAGACtttgtacaatatttctttattccTACCTTGGGGCAATTGTGTCTTATAATCCTGATCAACCTTCTGATACATGTAACAGACAAAAAGTGACCTTTGCTATTCTGATATATTTAATAAAGTAttctttgtatttattatattcaaatcaCACAATTCATGCATGAGATACAAGTATAAGATTCACCATTCCCTATACAAACAATATCATACAAGGCTTCAATATGAAATCATgtgttttgaaatttgaaagacCTAGAAAGAATAAATCCATGTCTTCAACTGCAATATATATATGAGGATAATGTCTTTTCATAAATAGCCAACATAAAATCACAAGAATAAAGATCGAGTAATGCGCAGTCACATTTCGCCTACGATGGCCATACGGCAAGTCAAAAACGGCCGTTTTCAACTCACTGTGTGTACACCGGAAGGGAAATGTAACTGCAGTGTAAGAATTAAAACAGACAGAATGAATTAACTGCCTTTGAATACTTGTAGAGACATAATATCCGGTTACAAAGTCTGAAATGTTTTATGGCTCGGAGCTCCCGTAACACGTGCTTACCAACTAATCCATACAcaaggggcccgtcttacaaagagttgtgattgatctgatcaatcgcaactatggaaagccagcaacatcaacatctaaaattacatgcttttgtcaaaatattttgtagaaattatgtatattcatacattcctgttttacttgacaattcagtatgcttctctttgttttcaaaggacaatgagcaaatttcctaaagaaaaattatggattgtatattgatttttgaataaatagtgTAATTCAGTGAAAATCAGAAATATGTGAACTGTTCTTCAGAAACAATGAGATCATCAACACTGATTTGGGTACAACTTAATTTCACCCTTCCACGACACAatgcaaatttcaaaatgatgtaacTTTCTCATGATTGCTTATCAGGATTTGATAATTTCATGTTTTGCTTTTGAAATCCAAGTCTTAAGGATCTATTAACATCATTTCGATTTGGACAAGTACCGctttgatatatttatattaatgCTGAAAATGAAGACTGTCCAATAtgataaaaacacaaataaGCTGTAGCTTTATCAGTTGTCTTTCAAGGATATGTAACTACATAAAgtaggtaaattgccaatttgccttctgccaactcatccactcaccacatggtctactttcattcagtctaatgccattccgtgcatcaacatttcgtctaacaaccatttggtccaatcatcactttgtctattCACCATtgcgtctcataaccagttggtctaacatccatttcattttcattcattttgcacaattcaACAATTCCAATTAGAACAAATGGTATGTGGACTAAatagctattggaccaactggttattagacggaatgaaagtagaccatgtggggagtggacaaactgatggtagaccaaatgatagtagacgagtttgcaattggacaaattggcattagacgaagtGGAAGTAAACCCATGATATATATCATCTGCTTAGAGGCAGAAATacattaaaggtaaaagaatgtAGTTGcggcaaacaattatttcatgagaaagtctttgaaatcaaggttaattgtcacccaTTTATCATAGATCTAAATCTGGTACATTAACataacttatctttgtgaaatcatgaaatattagcTGAAAACTAACAACACTCATgatcaccaacacagaaaaTCCCATATGTGGGATTaacattgcttggaaaaatacccaatATCTATAAATGGAATTCCTTGTTCTTGAGATGGGCCCATATCATACCCAATATTATTTATGACATTACCCTCATATTAGTCATATTATCCCAATATCTAATCAGTAGCCAAAATAGACAATATATTTCCTGAACATGTCAAGATTATTTTGAGTAATATTGTACATACCATTGTAGCCATCATGCAGTTTATTCACACCATGCACATCATgcaaataatgtaaaaattgacataTAAAGACAGATGCATAGTATCAGCATATACTCAATCATGATAGGGCTAGGTACACAAGTATGAATACCGATAAATTTTCAGGCAAACTAAAATGacacaaaattaatattacaataaactagcacatcaatgatgtggagctcatccagcatctcgcaacgaagtttggtgaacctcatgaagctctaccagatggaagaaaaaaaaaatcaaaatcggtcaacaaataaaggagaagaagcattttatgtgaatttttaaaaatatgcataaattggcataaaaattgttctagacaaaatttcaaaattctgtgtagaagtttggtgaacctcatgaagctctaccagatggaagcaaaaaattcaaaatcggtcaacaaataaagaagaagcattttttgtgaattttgaaaaatgcgcatgaattagcatatttattgagtttcaaaattctgtgtagaagttttgaatcccccacctagtgctatcatataaagcaaacagaattgaaatcggacttgaaacggctaagaagcattttgaaattgtggacggacgacagacgccacgccacggcataagctcatctggcccttcgggccggatgagctaaaaactaGACACTATTTCAAAGTACTTAAACCAGTTACAACTGGAAACATGCACACTTTTCTAGTTTAACAGAACATGTGTGGCAACACAATCAcagaataaaaattaaatttacatgatttatgCAACTTAAATCTTATACAATATTAAAGTAATCTGGTTTGAATGAACATATAGGTGCAGTCCAAagacaacatacatgtaaattacaaGATATTTTCTCTTCACTTAATTAAATTTAGAAGCAATACTTAGTAACATGTTACAATAGggttaaaattgaatttgagAAATGGATTAAGGCAATGTCTTCTAAAAAAAGCATGTTGTATACAGAACATCAGTAATTAACACTATCTGTATGTCACATTTTAATAAACTATGCAGTAAAATGACATTCTCCAGCAATAACGATTATGCCACAATGTACTATATATACTACAATCATGCATGGTTTGTCATTGTACTGATGAATTCAATGCAGCATACTCTCATACAtgcaagtgaaaaaaaaatctatttttttgttgttgtttgttttagATTCTCTTTATTTAGCAATGCTAAAAACCACACATCGGGTCCAATTAACAGAAACAATTTCTGATTAAAGATAAAGACTAATTTACAGTACAGTATGTAGTGCTCTTCCTGACTCTACATTGGCAATTATCAAAATCACTGtttgaaaatgcaaatttagcaaagtttcattataattttgccATTGTAAATCAATTTGACTCAtccatatttgatttttttttcaaaagtatgAAAATGTACTGAAAATTTAATGATTGTTGTCAATTTGACTCATATCCATATTTcgtttttttaagtataaaaatgtattgaaaattaatgattgttgccaatttgaaaagcAAGGCCAGATTGATATCTACCTTACCTCTATGggccaatgaaaataaataaaagcagATCACACTAGCATCATCCTCATgtcagtttgaaaaaaaaaataattgagaatCAAAGCTGGATGATGGTATCTTTTAAAAATTGACTTTCCTGTctcttttatatataaatgacCATTTGTCActtcaacaaaataaacaataaaataaaaaacaaatctaCAAACagatatacaaaaatatatacatacatgtgaATTGAATGACCAagtacaaattgaaaaaaaaacaggagaGGCAATAACCAAAATATGCATCTCACGAACAGTATGCTAAGTGACGTACATGCTTACAGATTacacagaaaataataaaaaatatgagttCTTTGTAtcattgtgtttttttatttcactggGTAACATGAATCCCTGTTAATTACCTAATATGCACCaataatttttgtaatatgCTGCTAAATAGCATGAGAGTCCAAAGACAAGATTATATTTATTACACAATTACATTATTTTGCCCAACAATTATAAACTGGGactgtttaaaaaatgaatgggATAATGATAGCAGAATCAGTCACAATTACCTTTGAAACTCTCAAATATATTATCTTCAGTTAAATTTCGAACTGGACTATACTGAGTTGTAAGGTAGGCTACCCCAAGAAGTTATCTAGGACATTCCTTCTAAAGCAATAtgctgtatatatatgtattaaatAACTTATTCATGAACAGTACAATATACTCCTGAGACCACTTGGTATCCTGATATTTTGTTGAGGGATGGGAGATGAACCAAAAGTAtgttaaattgatatttttagaTAAAGTAAAGGGGTACGTCATAGGGCAGTGTTACATATATGCCGAAAGTGGACTGAATGCCAGCGTCGAAGAAGGCTGCTCGACTTATGTGTAtcacctctctctctttttgatTGCCGTACGGACGCGGACACCGCCTCGGACTGAGTTCACCTTTGGAAGTGGTTTAAAGGCGCCTTCAATCCTGCAATCGGTATGTGTATCACCTCCAAGACGGCTTGACCACTGAACTATATATAGTGAACAATAGTTATTGCTAACGAACAATAGAAAAAGTCGACATAAAAGTCAACCAACATGTGTCACGTTAATAGACAACCTGAGACCGGCTCATGTGTATCAAGGGGTTAATAATCTCAAGGTGCCTTCAGGCCACTTTTGGCGTAAATGTATCACCACCCAAATTTAAAGTGTGAAGGCGTCATCAAAGCCGGTGTCGGGGGCATCCTCAAACCCGACAACGTGTATCAGGGGCTATAGTTACATTACAAAACATTTTGttcctttcaatttttttatcacttggGGAAAAGGCAACTGCCCCAATCTTGTATTTGCCCATTGTGGATTGGGTTATTTCTAAATTCTCAAATTACTTCCACTCATTTGGTTAATCATTTATTCTAtattgttgtgttttttttcgagtgggggggggggggtgagtatgAGTAGGAGTCTGCCCCAGTGACCCAGTCCCCccaaaatattgtcaaaatcataaatgtatgtcACTGCTATTTACTTCACTAACAGGGCATCAAGAATCTATCATTTGCCTATAGCTGTACTCTGCAGAGAATGAACAGCTTCAACATGATCTATCACTAAGTACTGCTACTACCATCTACTTCCCAATGCTGAACACTAATGATAAGAACTGTTCATAATTGATCATGATCCATCCGTTCCTGTTCGTGTCAAACGCCTGGAATGAATTGGTCAAACTCTacaagagaaagagatagaaaatAAGCATTGGTAAATTCTTgtataaaaatcaatacatgTTACTTTACAGACCATCTTTATAGAATTTCTCTGGTAAATTTGTGGAAATGCAATCTCCTGTACTTTATCATGCAGTACAGCAGAATTTAACAGTTTTGCATACAGAATTCTGATgcttatatatatgtataggtatatttcaatataatgcTTATAAATACaactttttcatatttcagtGTGCATTAGTGACAATTTTACTATCAGTTATGAATTCAAATACTGACTACACTGGTAGTATTATTTTCTATAATTCAATgctacacacaaaaaaaagtatGACCATAGGGTTATATAATGAACCATTGTGCAGTAACTCTGTCATCGATATGGAATTACCAAGATACTACTACTTAAAATGACTAATCAAAGTCAGGATTTTCTTTGAAAGATTAGAGACTTATGACGACGTGCTGCTACAAGATGActtcatttcaaggcactgcgcATGCGTAACATCCTCACCCTCGCTGACTAGCAGAATTGAGAACTCTCCACCTCCATTCTGCCGTTCTGCTAAATCATTGTCGACGTGCACGTAAGTGATGTCATTTCAACTGCTTAAGCTCAGCATGAAGATCAATTGCAATGGATCTTTTCCCTTATAAAACAGTTTTCAGTGAATTTACACAAAATTAATGTGTACGATGCACTATCTTTATCATACATGAAATTGTTTTCTGAACTCCAAAATATTAATCGCTTGATCTCCTAACTCGCGTAAAAAGGAATTAAAGCaagtgtgcacaagttgcacctcCGCATCACCCGACGGGGCGTGACGCAATGGTATGCCAGATCTTCCGGGATGGGCAGCGTGTCATGACTCGCTCACTATCATGCTCTTTCACGTGGACGCAAGTACAGTGTACACGACTACATGTACACGTTGAGTAAAATCTAAAATACATATCTGTAGTGAACATAGACAGGTGATTATGTTGACACACCAGATCAGTGAACTGATACACCGTTCACTCATTCTAAAACTCTCTAACAACGGTACAATGTCTACAAAAGTCAGTATTTGGAATTATTCTATTCtgcttttatatagcacttaatacacgAGAACGTCACTAAGCGCTTTTAATACAGATATTTCATTACCCCGGTCAGTAAATTCTGGCTTGCCCGCACACAATACATGCATGTGATATCATTAACTCTTACTCTGCCAGGCCCAATACCCCTCTActgccagggatattcgagggaatcctaaattgaccgaaatgTGAGCAGCGACGtattttaaaacggtcataattctttacccgtacgttgtataataaaaccttctacacatgaaatgatgcatggttcatgggctttatggtcgtgttattatctttcatattcgcgtttggaaaaatggagaaaagatgtaatattttacatcatttttttttcaataagtaaaacctagaaaataatgatttcatgaacatttcaaagagtaaataacctgaggaattgtagagataccaagaaattaagaagataaaatgaaagttcaatgtttaccctttcaaatgacgtatctattgatgaaattgaacaaacagaaataacgaaaaataatgctcttttgaatgaaatactattttgctattcaagttatttcctctgcTGAAGTACGAGAAAGCAACCTGTTCCAAATAAGGGCATTGTCttcgatcaagtgaccaatcacagcacagctgcgatccccaagcaaacacacacaataatatattagagccatgtatcttcaaagtgtggccaaccgtaccctttcattcgtgtagtcttcaaaataagactctgtaattttttttattcgtagtgtAACAAACAAAGTTAATGCCAGTcaggagacaaaatataaaagaactaaagatgatatattgaaatatagataaagaggggtcggacagattcaatatttacaagtttggggtataaaatcccacaaaataatatgggcgttcttggcaaagtgcacagaagtaagaaaaaaaaagtttatttttcgtgaatcaaagaagagggaatgcaaatcagttacaaacaaaaatcaatacaaattttcaaaaagaaaataggcctaattgttctgtattactggtctgaccaaagtagccccctgttaacattctacgtgactacattcttttgttcatgccaccaagtcatgaacaatagatgaccagactctctttcatgaggaatctctaatccgcgctccctcctgacctattatctaggagagtaatttagcacaggatgttcatagaaatcggggcTCAAGCGCatcttttgatttgacttttgaatactttcaaaggttccggtattgatttcttatgggtgacccaggtaaagagaaaacaatttgccCCCCTACAGAAAAATCCTGCATCCGCCCAGGGCCTCCCCAGCTCGTAGCACTTTCCatggtaaaagaaataatttgttcagataacatagtgtacaataatatgcgtggtataaagaaatgtaatattcaacccgttatcatcgttatcattttcatttctactctctaaagtcgttttaaaatccccttgatagtgacgtcaatgatgcagcaagtaacaggtcggtctgatcggttttgttaatgtatccctttctttcttttcctcaaaacatctgatattactgtatatactccgtttactttttctctgaccaatggtttgatttagcaaaggaaaaacatccaccttgaaaaacaaatcaatcttgagacgaataaagcggtattatcggccgttttaattatcacatttatttgttttgcttcttcctattttattcaaggagaatattgaacgattcatatttttgtgagaatttgagtatgatattgataagcataacaatgtcaatcattctttttttttatggtttgggctataaaaacacaaacgaatatgaaccgttatttacctgatcttaagtttatgaagagagagtttggctgcagaaggaatgcaattgatatgattacaacaattatttttgaataataatcataatgatgatgatgatgattctgatggcaataacattaataataaaaaagtgaaggagaagaataatgatgataataataacaacaataataatgattatgataatagtaatactaataatgataataataataacaataataaatgaataaataaataatgagtgtgatgattgcagtgcgatgagagttggaaatgacagccttCTTTACTCATGTATTTATTacgagaacaattttgtgagaatgctaaaaaaacaaagtataagacctttcccccccacccccaaaaaaatctcccccaaaccgtgcacatttgcaggcagaaaaaagccttgacacaTGAATACTACCATACCGGCCTGCAAAAGAaccgatcgatagctcatgaatattcataaaacaatagcgAATGGGTGAGTAGCGTTGGGTGAGAGACATCGTACTgctctgtcattggtcaattctgagctgaatgccttcgcacactcgcctttgctctgcccatagaagtacatgtattgctacacacaaccttTATATCACACGTTTCTATAGGAGAAATCTAgattcagatcgcggcaatatccgaaatcaactcttcaaaataatgatgcaaaaatgccattttactcaaaaaatgtctatgtaaaccactattttttatatagcaaaatcaattgtgaattccttgccaatataacaacataaaaaacacagaatatggtgttgattttctggttgtaaaattggttaaacaaaaaaaagttacctgggcaactatagctgccagtggcactagagggctatgggcaactatagctgccaatggctcttaaagagttaaTAAAATGTATAAGTGTAAACAAACCTGAATAACACAGCAACATTGAATGAAATCATCAAAAGCTATTGAGCCTTTCCCACTCCGATCAAACTTGCGAATCAGTAAGTGATAAATCCTGTCTGATAACCGATATcctagaaaaaaaacacaaattaaataggtttagataataataatggtaccAACAATAAAGAGTATATCATGAATAAGATTTATCTGGTTGGTAATTTAATAAGCATATGttcttttttatgattaaaatgatatggagaatatcaataaaaaggaaacccaactttgatattttatgagaATATCATTCAATTactaatcatgaaaataatattgccTAAAGGTATGGCTTATTAGCATTCCAAAGTTCTATgacctacaatgtacatgtagcatcacTGAACAACACTGTTCTTGAAAAATTAGG from Lytechinus pictus isolate F3 Inbred chromosome 2, Lp3.0, whole genome shotgun sequence carries:
- the LOC129273207 gene encoding programmed cell death protein 6-like encodes the protein MITMFDKDHSGTITFQEFGALWKYVTDWQNTFKGYDRDGSGNIDMNELKHALTSFGYRLSDRIYHLLIRKFDRSGKGSIAFDDFIQCCCVIQSLTNSFQAFDTNRNGWIMINYEQFLSLVFSIGK